The following coding sequences are from one Deinococcus apachensis DSM 19763 window:
- the dnaX gene encoding DNA polymerase III subunit gamma/tau has translation MSAIYQRARPIRWDQVVGQEHVKDVLRAALEQGRVGHAYLFSGPRGVGKTTTARLIAMTANCTGPLPKPCGECESCLAVRNGSHPDVLEIDAASNNSVDDVRDLREKVGLAAMRGGKKIYILDEAHMMSRAAFNALLKTLEEPPPHVIFILATTEPEKIIPTILSRCQHYRFRRLTPEEIAGKLEGIAGREGVTAEPEALHLIGRLADGAMRDGESLLERMLAAGTAVTRAGVEEALGLPPGERVRTVAGALVLGDAGTAITGAAALYREGFAARTIVEGLVAAFASALHAELGLEGEALEGADVPRLLKLQAALDEQEARFARSADGLSLELALTHALLAADSGGGVAAGAPAAVPADVTQRLNRLEKELASLRASGGSAAPASASDIPAFEPGGRRAPAPAAEATSTRAVPTPAPATPPATQGTWADVTRQASMQLRAFLKPARTHAEPGYVSLAYDEKNAFHAKQVASKFDEVAALVLKVFGPVTFELIAPEGGRRVTLGGRGPDGGGGGGTPAPPPPSGPVPSPARAQQAVEVPAFDPTPRPRTAGSTSRGPAFEPIERTPAERLAPPRAQASQVQPRAATATLDTPGPAPLRPAPPPSPDDVAPAPLPETGAAPWEDHAADPPPPPADAQAGDRVPPPGAARDLYIVEAITEEPDWGDIGGAVEGPPPTLEDAPFADVVPARPSPPPRAQPRPTAQAAASAPSRPGDIRAHPMYEEIKSRFSGRVREIGKNRNPSPATAAAEESEEEDEGA, from the coding sequence ATGAGCGCCATCTACCAGCGCGCCCGGCCGATCCGCTGGGATCAGGTCGTGGGCCAGGAACACGTCAAGGACGTGCTGCGCGCCGCCCTGGAGCAGGGGAGGGTGGGGCACGCCTACCTCTTCTCCGGGCCGCGCGGGGTGGGCAAGACGACCACTGCTCGCCTGATCGCCATGACCGCCAACTGCACCGGGCCGCTGCCCAAGCCCTGTGGGGAGTGCGAGAGCTGCCTGGCGGTGAGAAACGGCTCACACCCCGACGTGCTGGAGATTGACGCGGCGAGCAACAACTCCGTGGACGATGTGCGCGACCTGCGCGAGAAGGTGGGCCTCGCAGCGATGCGCGGCGGCAAGAAGATCTACATCCTCGACGAGGCGCACATGATGAGCCGGGCGGCCTTCAACGCCCTCCTCAAGACGCTGGAGGAGCCGCCCCCCCACGTCATCTTCATCCTGGCGACGACCGAGCCGGAAAAGATCATCCCGACCATCCTCTCGCGCTGCCAGCACTACCGCTTCCGCCGCCTGACGCCCGAGGAGATCGCGGGGAAGCTGGAGGGAATCGCCGGGCGCGAGGGCGTGACCGCCGAGCCCGAGGCACTGCACCTGATCGGGCGGCTGGCGGACGGGGCGATGCGCGACGGCGAGAGCCTGCTCGAACGGATGCTGGCGGCAGGGACGGCGGTCACCCGCGCCGGAGTGGAGGAGGCGCTGGGCCTGCCGCCGGGCGAGCGGGTGCGGACAGTCGCGGGGGCGCTCGTGCTGGGGGACGCGGGCACGGCGATCACCGGGGCCGCCGCCCTGTACCGGGAGGGCTTCGCGGCCCGCACCATCGTCGAGGGGCTGGTCGCCGCCTTCGCCTCCGCCCTGCACGCCGAGCTGGGCCTGGAGGGCGAGGCGCTGGAGGGGGCGGACGTGCCCCGGTTGCTGAAGCTCCAGGCCGCGCTCGACGAGCAGGAGGCCCGCTTCGCCCGCTCGGCGGACGGGCTCAGTCTGGAACTCGCCCTGACGCACGCGCTGCTTGCCGCTGATAGCGGGGGAGGGGTGGCAGCGGGTGCCCCGGCCGCCGTTCCCGCCGACGTGACCCAGCGGCTGAACCGGCTGGAAAAGGAACTGGCAAGCCTGCGGGCGAGTGGGGGGAGTGCCGCCCCCGCTTCGGCCAGCGACATTCCCGCCTTCGAGCCGGGGGGACGCCGCGCTCCCGCCCCGGCCGCCGAGGCCACATCCACCCGGGCGGTCCCAACTCCAGCCCCTGCCACTCCACCCGCCACACAGGGCACCTGGGCCGACGTGACCCGGCAGGCGAGCATGCAACTGCGCGCCTTCCTCAAGCCCGCCCGCACGCACGCCGAACCCGGCTACGTCAGCCTCGCATACGACGAGAAGAATGCCTTTCATGCCAAGCAGGTCGCCTCCAAGTTCGACGAGGTTGCCGCGCTGGTCCTGAAGGTCTTCGGCCCCGTGACCTTCGAGCTGATCGCGCCCGAGGGGGGCCGCCGCGTGACCCTGGGCGGGCGCGGACCGGATGGCGGAGGGGGAGGAGGAACCCCGGCGCCACCGCCGCCTTCTGGCCCGGTACCCTCTCCGGCCCGTGCCCAGCAGGCGGTGGAAGTGCCCGCCTTCGACCCCACCCCGCGACCCCGGACGGCGGGAAGCACCTCGCGCGGCCCGGCCTTTGAACCCATCGAGCGTACGCCCGCCGAACGCCTCGCCCCTCCCCGGGCACAGGCCTCACAGGTCCAGCCCCGCGCCGCCACGGCCACCCTCGATACGCCGGGGCCCGCGCCCCTGCGCCCAGCCCCACCCCCCAGCCCGGACGACGTGGCCCCTGCCCCCCTGCCTGAAACGGGTGCGGCCCCCTGGGAGGACCACGCGGCGGACCCGCCCCCCCCACCTGCCGACGCGCAGGCCGGGGACCGTGTTCCTCCCCCCGGCGCGGCGCGCGACCTCTACATTGTCGAGGCGATCACCGAGGAGCCCGACTGGGGCGACATTGGCGGCGCGGTGGAAGGCCCGCCCCCGACGTTGGAGGATGCACCCTTTGCGGACGTGGTGCCCGCTCGGCCCAGCCCTCCTCCCCGGGCGCAGCCCCGCCCCACGGCCCAGGCCGCCGCGTCCGCCCCCAGCCGCCCCGGTGACATCCGCGCCCATCCGATGTACGAGGAGATCAAGAGCCGCTTCTCGGGCCGGGTGCGCGAGATCGGCAAGAACCGCAACCCCTCCCCGGCCACCGCTGCCGCCGAGGAGAGCGAGGAGGAGGACGAGGGGGCGTAG
- the recA gene encoding recombinase RecA, with protein sequence MSKESTKDFGTPGDSKERTKAIETAMSQIEKAFGKGSIMRLGAESKLDVQAVSTGSLSLDLALGVGGIPRGRITEIYGPESGGKTTLALAVIAQAQKAGGTCAFIDAEHALDPVYARALGVNTDELLVSQPDNGEQALEIMELLVRSGAIDCVVVDSVAALTPRAEIEGEMGDSLPGLQARLMSQALRKLTAILSKTGTAAIFINQVREKIGVMYGNPETTTGGRALKFYASVRLDVRKIGQPVKLGNDAVGNTVKVKTVKNKVAPPFKEVELTLMYGKGFDQLSDLVTLASDMDIIKKAGSFYSYGEERIGQGKEKAIAYIAERPEMEQEIRDRVLSAIKEGRATDVGAVASVPAVAE encoded by the coding sequence ATGAGCAAGGAAAGCACCAAGGATTTCGGCACCCCCGGCGACAGCAAGGAACGTACCAAGGCCATCGAGACGGCCATGAGCCAGATTGAGAAAGCGTTCGGCAAGGGCTCGATCATGCGCCTGGGCGCCGAGAGCAAGCTGGACGTGCAGGCCGTCTCCACCGGCAGCCTCAGCCTCGACCTCGCGCTCGGTGTGGGCGGCATTCCGCGCGGGCGCATCACCGAGATTTACGGCCCCGAGTCGGGCGGCAAGACAACGCTGGCGCTGGCGGTCATCGCGCAGGCTCAGAAGGCCGGGGGGACCTGCGCCTTTATCGACGCCGAGCACGCGCTTGACCCGGTGTACGCCCGTGCCCTGGGTGTGAACACCGACGAGCTGCTCGTGTCGCAGCCCGACAACGGCGAGCAGGCACTGGAGATCATGGAACTCCTCGTCCGCTCGGGCGCCATCGACTGCGTTGTGGTGGACTCGGTCGCCGCGCTGACCCCCCGCGCCGAGATCGAGGGCGAGATGGGTGACAGCCTCCCCGGTCTCCAGGCCCGCCTGATGAGCCAGGCCCTCCGCAAGCTGACCGCCATCCTGAGCAAGACGGGCACCGCCGCCATCTTCATCAACCAGGTGCGCGAGAAGATCGGCGTGATGTACGGCAACCCCGAGACGACCACGGGTGGCCGCGCGCTGAAGTTCTACGCCTCGGTGCGCCTCGACGTTCGCAAGATCGGCCAGCCGGTCAAGCTGGGCAACGACGCCGTGGGCAACACGGTGAAGGTCAAGACCGTCAAGAACAAGGTCGCGCCCCCCTTCAAGGAGGTCGAGCTGACGCTGATGTACGGCAAGGGCTTCGACCAGCTCTCCGATCTGGTGACGCTGGCCTCCGACATGGACATCATTAAGAAGGCGGGCTCCTTCTACTCGTACGGCGAGGAGCGCATCGGCCAGGGCAAGGAAAAGGCCATCGCCTACATCGCCGAGCGCCCCGAGATGGAGCAGGAAATCCGCGACCGCGTGCTGAGCGCTATCAAGGAAGGCCGCGCCACCGATGTGGGCGCCGTGGCCAGCGTGCCCGCCGTGGCGGAATAA
- a CDS encoding biotin transporter BioY, translating to MTQAAHPTLARTLAPTPSLLRDALLVLGGAALVALVAQVEIPLKPVPVTLQTLAVLLIGAALGWKRGAASLTTYLLAGAAGLPVFAGGSAGLAKFAGPTGGYLLSYIFAAAAVGWLVQRYALDRKPVGAALAMLVASAVIYAFGLTWLGLVTGLKGQALLNAGLTPFLLGDSLKIALAALLLPGAWAFARKR from the coding sequence ATGACCCAAGCTGCTCACCCCACCCTCGCCCGCACCCTGGCCCCCACGCCCAGTCTCCTTCGTGACGCCCTGCTCGTCCTCGGCGGCGCGGCCCTCGTCGCCCTCGTCGCGCAGGTCGAGATCCCGCTGAAGCCCGTGCCTGTCACCCTCCAGACGCTCGCCGTTCTGCTCATTGGCGCCGCGCTGGGCTGGAAGCGGGGCGCGGCCAGCCTGACGACGTACCTCCTCGCGGGGGCGGCCGGGCTGCCCGTCTTCGCGGGCGGCAGCGCGGGCCTCGCCAAGTTCGCGGGACCCACGGGCGGCTACCTGCTGAGCTATATCTTCGCCGCCGCCGCCGTCGGCTGGCTGGTGCAGCGGTACGCCCTGGACCGCAAGCCCGTGGGCGCGGCGCTCGCCATGCTGGTCGCCAGCGCTGTTATCTACGCCTTCGGCCTGACGTGGCTTGGCCTGGTGACGGGGCTGAAGGGGCAGGCCCTCCTGAACGCGGGCCTGACGCCCTTCCTGCTCGGCGACAGCCTGAAGATCGCCCTGGCCGCGCTGCTGCTGCCGGGGGCGTGGGCGTTCGCGCGCAAACGCTGA
- a CDS encoding tetratricopeptide repeat protein, which produces MTDFEARLRSLHLRRAGLALGLWGEPGVGKTFTARAWLRGVACRTVTVHARTPLADLVRALPVSSRLPAWAGPTLERLTRGEYVETAHAAEAVAAQLRAAAPLILHVEDLHEAPPERLDFFSALARGTRRSRGVGLLVTSRAHPPEAFEAGRCEPLDAERTRLLIEGEVGGTLPGEAAEWVFRRAAGNPLFTLAYVRDLARTGHLWNDTRHWHWREPAREVVPLSVEALIEGALREAAGVPTLAAALGARATLPQGASRVLWARVAGVGLDELEAARLELERRSVFVGDGFAHPLYRELCGRVLDPAGQRELARRALVMLPPDDPAETAALIEAAGLEAAEARALLGAAARRAGTAGNGVMAARFLARAVGHTRGGEAARLALEAARNLREVDVGEATRLARLAAGDPATREEALWLQAELLAAQGQGREGERLLESLPPEARQGPAFLARVLGLRAQDNHGLIELLDAHPGLLAHADPGTLWRAARALAYQGRSEEAEAIAAGVLARPGLSPEGRALALKVQSVVQQVRGDFGGMERLEHEVLDFARASGNLRLIDAALFNRAMALGTLGRLRERDACLEEALRVCRALGDPTAYVIAQVAYGTALAESGEYERAETLLLEARAFLEGVDVSGYLVDCECALSDLYRSWQPAHSRVLAIRHARAALDHARRLDDLRSRVQSLSTLSLAEGWAGEAERAAALAGEALDLLGTLDMPELRLTALGARGTALAALGLPDGARAAFGEAEALARRVGNLREAHAAGLHLDRLANDLSGARERLAWFEAHGLPGHAAQARRLFPELETGPAPAAAPTLRLDVLGDMCFSDGGGTRPVRGGRRQELLALLLQARLRGQAEVSRLDLLEALYPGVGERQAAVSLKELVHLTRGALGRGLIQTTPGGYALGEVGSDAEAFLRTGETRLWRGPYLGGLTLELADDSIREALHHALRGRMAALLGSDPLETARLGRLLLEAEPYDREALLLTLQALRAGGNHRGLKRLYEDARARWREVGEHLPPHWADFIVETAPSR; this is translated from the coding sequence ATGACCGATTTCGAGGCCCGTCTCCGGTCGCTCCACCTGCGGCGCGCGGGCCTGGCGCTGGGGCTGTGGGGTGAACCGGGCGTTGGCAAGACGTTCACGGCCCGGGCATGGCTGCGGGGGGTGGCCTGCCGGACAGTCACGGTCCACGCCCGGACCCCGCTGGCCGACCTCGTGCGGGCCCTGCCCGTTTCCTCGCGGCTTCCCGCCTGGGCCGGGCCGACCCTGGAGCGCCTCACGCGGGGCGAGTACGTCGAGACGGCCCACGCCGCCGAGGCGGTCGCCGCCCAGCTGCGGGCCGCCGCGCCCCTGATCCTCCACGTCGAGGACCTGCACGAGGCGCCCCCGGAGCGGCTGGACTTCTTCAGCGCCCTGGCGCGCGGCACCCGCCGGTCACGGGGTGTGGGCCTGCTCGTGACGAGCCGCGCCCACCCCCCGGAGGCGTTCGAGGCCGGGCGCTGCGAGCCATTGGACGCCGAGCGCACCCGCCTGCTGATCGAGGGGGAGGTGGGGGGCACGCTGCCCGGGGAGGCCGCCGAGTGGGTCTTCCGGCGGGCCGCGGGCAATCCGCTGTTCACGCTGGCCTATGTCCGCGACCTCGCCCGGACCGGGCACCTGTGGAACGACACCCGGCACTGGCACTGGCGCGAGCCCGCGCGCGAGGTCGTGCCGCTGAGCGTCGAGGCCCTGATCGAGGGGGCGCTGCGGGAGGCCGCGGGGGTCCCCACGCTCGCCGCCGCGCTCGGCGCCCGCGCGACGTTGCCGCAGGGGGCGAGCCGGGTGCTCTGGGCACGGGTGGCAGGTGTCGGGCTGGACGAGCTGGAGGCCGCGCGGCTGGAACTGGAGCGGCGCAGCGTGTTCGTGGGGGACGGTTTCGCACATCCGCTGTACCGCGAGCTGTGCGGCCGGGTGCTGGACCCGGCAGGGCAACGCGAGCTGGCCCGGCGCGCCCTGGTCATGCTGCCCCCCGACGACCCGGCGGAGACGGCGGCGCTGATCGAGGCGGCGGGGCTGGAGGCGGCCGAGGCCCGCGCGCTCCTCGGGGCGGCGGCGCGGCGGGCCGGGACCGCGGGCAACGGGGTGATGGCGGCGCGGTTCCTCGCCCGAGCGGTGGGGCACACGCGGGGCGGGGAAGCCGCCCGGCTGGCCCTGGAGGCGGCCCGGAACCTGCGTGAGGTGGACGTGGGCGAGGCGACCCGGCTGGCCCGGCTCGCGGCGGGAGACCCGGCCACCCGGGAGGAGGCGTTGTGGCTCCAGGCCGAACTCCTCGCGGCGCAGGGACAGGGCCGCGAGGGCGAGCGGTTGCTTGAAAGCCTTCCGCCGGAGGCGCGCCAGGGCCCCGCCTTTCTCGCCCGGGTGCTGGGCCTGCGCGCCCAGGACAACCACGGGCTGATCGAGCTGCTGGACGCCCACCCCGGCCTGCTCGCCCACGCCGACCCGGGAACGCTGTGGCGGGCGGCCCGCGCGCTGGCCTACCAGGGCCGCAGCGAGGAGGCCGAGGCCATCGCGGCGGGGGTGCTCGCCCGGCCCGGCCTGAGCCCGGAGGGCCGGGCGCTCGCCCTCAAGGTGCAGTCGGTGGTCCAGCAGGTGCGGGGGGACTTCGGGGGCATGGAGCGGCTGGAGCACGAGGTGTTGGACTTCGCCCGCGCGAGCGGCAACCTGCGCCTGATCGACGCGGCGCTGTTCAACCGGGCGATGGCGCTGGGCACGCTGGGCCGCCTGCGCGAGCGCGACGCCTGCCTGGAGGAGGCGCTGCGGGTGTGCCGCGCCCTGGGGGACCCCACCGCCTACGTGATCGCCCAGGTGGCCTACGGCACGGCGCTCGCCGAGTCGGGCGAGTACGAGCGGGCCGAAACGCTGCTGCTGGAGGCCCGCGCCTTTCTAGAGGGCGTCGACGTGAGCGGCTACCTGGTGGACTGCGAATGCGCGCTGAGCGACCTGTACCGCTCCTGGCAGCCCGCCCACAGCCGCGTTCTCGCCATCAGGCATGCCCGGGCCGCCCTCGACCACGCCCGGCGGCTGGACGACCTGCGCTCCAGAGTCCAGAGCCTGTCCACCCTCTCCCTTGCCGAGGGCTGGGCGGGGGAGGCCGAGCGGGCCGCAGCCCTCGCCGGAGAGGCCCTCGACCTCCTGGGGACGCTCGACATGCCCGAGCTGCGGCTGACCGCCCTGGGGGCCCGGGGAACGGCCCTGGCCGCCCTCGGCCTGCCGGACGGGGCGCGGGCCGCCTTCGGGGAGGCCGAGGCCCTCGCCCGGCGAGTGGGCAACCTGCGTGAGGCGCACGCCGCCGGGCTGCACCTCGACCGCCTGGCGAACGACCTGTCGGGCGCCCGCGAGCGGCTGGCCTGGTTCGAGGCGCACGGCCTGCCGGGCCACGCCGCGCAGGCCCGGCGGCTCTTTCCCGAGCTGGAGACTGGCCCTGCCCCGGCGGCAGCCCCCACCCTGCGGCTGGATGTTCTGGGGGACATGTGCTTCAGCGACGGCGGCGGCACGCGGCCGGTGCGCGGGGGGCGGCGCCAGGAGTTGCTGGCCCTGCTCCTCCAGGCCCGGCTGCGCGGTCAGGCCGAGGTGTCGCGGCTCGACCTGCTGGAGGCGCTCTACCCCGGCGTGGGCGAGCGGCAGGCCGCGGTGTCCCTGAAGGAACTCGTCCACCTCACCCGTGGCGCCCTGGGCCGGGGCCTGATCCAGACCACGCCCGGCGGCTACGCGCTCGGCGAGGTGGGGTCCGACGCTGAGGCCTTCCTGCGAACCGGCGAGACCCGGCTGTGGCGCGGCCCCTACCTGGGGGGCCTCACCCTGGAGCTCGCCGACGACAGCATCCGGGAGGCGCTGCACCACGCGCTGCGGGGACGGATGGCCGCCCTGCTGGGTTCCGACCCGCTGGAAACGGCCCGCCTGGGCCGCCTGCTGCTGGAGGCCGAGCCCTACGACCGGGAGGCCCTGCTCCTCACCCTGCAGGCGTTGCGGGCGGGCGGCAACCACCGCGGCCTGAAGCGGCTCTACGAGGACGCTCGCGCCCGCTGGCGCGAGGTGGGCGAGCATCTTCCCCCCCACTGGGCCGACTTCATCGTGGAAACGGCGCCCAGCCGGTGA
- a CDS encoding biotin--[acetyl-CoA-carboxylase] ligase — MPARLLPLLTDEPQSGDVLGARLGVNRVTVNTLARRLVEDGVPIVTTRGGYALAPGTPAPQLVRVMGEFGQTLRYAGTVGSTQDEARAWADDPHDPAPHGAVVVAERQTAGRGRRGRAWDTTGGTLVFSVLLAGPLALPDLALMPLAAGVALHAACEVGGLKWPNDLLAPDGRKLAGILLEADLRGEEARRAVLGIGVNVSAAPEGAAHLSEFVPGLTRAGLLARILAELERWLAASPDAVLDAWRAASVTLGREVRVTTPRGDLTGTALDLDPQGGLLIRTPAGTIVTAHAGDVHLVGTLAASPRP, encoded by the coding sequence GTGCCCGCCCGCCTCCTGCCGCTGCTGACCGATGAGCCCCAGTCCGGGGACGTTCTCGGCGCGCGGCTGGGGGTGAACCGCGTCACGGTTAATACCCTGGCGCGTCGGCTCGTGGAGGATGGCGTGCCCATCGTGACCACGCGGGGCGGGTACGCGTTGGCCCCGGGTACACCCGCTCCCCAGCTTGTCCGAGTCATGGGCGAATTCGGGCAGACCTTGCGCTACGCGGGCACGGTCGGCAGCACCCAGGACGAGGCGCGGGCGTGGGCCGACGACCCACACGACCCGGCCCCCCACGGCGCGGTCGTCGTCGCAGAAAGACAAACGGCTGGACGCGGGCGGCGGGGGCGGGCTTGGGACACCACGGGCGGCACCCTGGTCTTCAGCGTCCTGCTCGCCGGTCCCCTGGCCCTGCCGGATCTCGCGCTGATGCCGCTCGCCGCCGGGGTCGCCCTGCACGCTGCCTGCGAGGTCGGCGGGCTGAAGTGGCCCAACGACCTCCTCGCCCCGGACGGCCGCAAGCTCGCGGGCATCCTCCTCGAAGCGGACCTGCGGGGAGAGGAGGCGCGGCGGGCGGTCCTTGGCATAGGCGTGAACGTCAGCGCCGCGCCGGAGGGGGCCGCCCACCTCTCCGAATTCGTGCCCGGCCTCACCCGCGCGGGTCTCCTTGCCCGGATTCTGGCAGAGCTGGAACGCTGGCTCGCCGCTTCACCGGACGCCGTACTCGACGCCTGGCGCGCGGCGAGCGTCACCCTCGGGCGGGAGGTCCGCGTCACCACCCCGCGCGGCGACCTGACCGGCACGGCCCTCGACCTCGATCCCCAGGGCGGCCTCCTCATCCGCACCCCTGCGGGCACCATCGTCACCGCCCACGCGGGCGACGTTCACCTCGTCGGCACCCTCGCCGCCTCTCCCCGTCCATAG
- a CDS encoding Fur family transcriptional regulator: protein MTMVRQTRQRQAVIEVLRASRAHPDAAWIHGQVRGSLPNVSLGTVYRTLDALVRDGVVVTIERAGQATRYDYRREGEDHHHAVCRGCGAIFDVEAEAMPCVPVAALPAGFRVTEVRLEFMGLCPNCADTPAEQP, encoded by the coding sequence ATGACGATGGTGCGGCAAACCCGGCAGCGACAGGCCGTGATCGAGGTGCTGCGCGCGTCGCGGGCACACCCGGACGCGGCGTGGATCCATGGTCAGGTGCGGGGGAGCCTGCCCAACGTGAGCCTGGGGACCGTGTACCGCACGCTGGACGCCTTGGTGCGTGACGGCGTGGTCGTGACCATCGAGCGCGCGGGGCAGGCGACCCGTTACGACTACCGCCGCGAGGGCGAGGACCACCACCACGCGGTCTGCCGGGGCTGCGGCGCGATCTTCGACGTCGAGGCCGAGGCGATGCCCTGCGTTCCGGTGGCGGCCCTCCCGGCGGGTTTCCGGGTCACCGAGGTGCGGCTGGAGTTCATGGGGCTGTGCCCGAACTGCGCCGACACCCCCGCCGAACAGCCCTGA
- the thpR gene encoding RNA 2',3'-cyclic phosphodiesterase — MTRTKIRKTPRPAAPPVEEAPQIETPEVTPSPASRAPRPASQEQDRTLRLFYALKVPSDVAAPLAEGQKQLRGNWRPVRADQFHITLAYLPAVPPERVDDLKRLGAALTKDMPPLPIRLRGTGYFPNEGSPRVWFVKVEAEGLTHLAVGLRMGIRELGLETDDLPFKAHVTLARKKGPAPRLSPLTFDLGWQAGNAALIRSTLRKTGPIYDTVSTFRFRGTASEEAVPPATSPSPQTPSPTQETP, encoded by the coding sequence ATGACGCGCACGAAGATCAGAAAGACGCCCCGGCCCGCCGCGCCGCCTGTGGAGGAGGCTCCTCAGATCGAAACGCCCGAGGTGACCCCTTCCCCCGCGTCCCGCGCACCGCGTCCCGCCTCCCAGGAGCAGGACCGCACCCTCCGCCTCTTCTATGCCCTGAAAGTCCCGAGCGACGTGGCCGCCCCCCTCGCGGAAGGGCAGAAGCAACTACGCGGCAACTGGCGCCCGGTGCGCGCCGACCAGTTCCACATCACGCTCGCCTACCTGCCTGCCGTGCCGCCCGAGCGCGTGGACGACCTCAAGCGGCTGGGGGCGGCACTGACGAAGGACATGCCACCCCTGCCTATCCGCCTGCGCGGCACCGGCTACTTCCCCAACGAGGGCAGCCCCCGCGTCTGGTTCGTGAAGGTGGAGGCCGAGGGGCTGACGCACCTCGCCGTCGGGCTGCGGATGGGAATCAGGGAGCTGGGGCTGGAGACCGACGACCTCCCCTTCAAGGCGCACGTCACCCTGGCGCGGAAAAAAGGCCCCGCGCCCCGGCTCTCGCCCCTCACCTTCGACCTCGGCTGGCAGGCGGGGAACGCCGCGCTCATCCGCAGCACCCTCCGTAAGACCGGCCCGATTTACGACACCGTGAGCACCTTTCGCTTCCGGGGAACAGCCAGTGAAGAGGCCGTACCCCCAGCCACTTCCCCCTCACCACAGACCCCTTCCCCCACCCAGGAGACGCCATGA
- a CDS encoding CinA family nicotinamide mononucleotide deamidase-related protein: MPLAEIISVGTELLLGEIVDSNAAFLARELAARGVTLHRKTVLGDNLNRVSEGIRLALSRADLVIVGGGLGPTDDDLTREAIAAVLGETPTEDPDLLAWLEGLYTSRGRVMPQVNRKQAWLIPSAEALPNPVGTAPGWFVRTKGKFIVALPGPPREMHRMWREQVLPRLPLPDQALYAVTLHTQGIGESNLAELLGDLTKAANPSVATYARKTGVDVRVAASAPTGEQARTLAAPVLETVRGALARWTWGEDGDTLAGAVTRRLEGRTLGVVEAGSGGALSLLLADEPGFLDAAVTENHARLITLGLTPVTLRDEGVVSEAAARELAAGAREHLGADVGLAVVTAPSGEGAGQTYVALSSLIVEKVATVNWPGDAAQIRERAAVAALALAYRALRPAEVEV; this comes from the coding sequence ATGCCCCTAGCAGAAATTATCAGCGTGGGAACGGAGCTGCTGCTCGGCGAGATCGTCGACAGCAACGCCGCTTTTCTCGCGCGTGAACTCGCGGCGCGCGGCGTGACCCTGCACCGCAAGACCGTGCTGGGCGACAACCTGAATCGCGTCTCCGAAGGCATCCGGCTGGCCCTCTCCCGCGCCGACCTCGTGATCGTGGGCGGAGGCCTGGGACCCACTGACGACGACCTCACGCGCGAGGCGATTGCCGCCGTGCTGGGCGAGACGCCAACGGAGGACCCCGACCTGCTCGCGTGGCTAGAAGGGCTCTACACCTCCCGGGGCCGCGTCATGCCGCAGGTCAACCGCAAGCAGGCGTGGCTGATCCCCTCCGCCGAGGCGCTGCCCAATCCGGTCGGCACCGCACCAGGCTGGTTCGTGCGGACGAAGGGGAAGTTCATCGTGGCCCTGCCCGGCCCGCCCCGCGAGATGCACCGGATGTGGCGCGAGCAGGTGCTTCCCCGCCTGCCGCTACCCGACCAGGCGCTGTATGCCGTCACCCTCCACACCCAGGGCATCGGCGAGAGCAATCTCGCGGAGCTGCTGGGCGACCTGACGAAGGCGGCCAACCCGAGCGTCGCCACCTACGCGCGCAAGACGGGTGTGGATGTGCGCGTGGCGGCGAGTGCCCCGACCGGGGAGCAGGCCCGCACCCTTGCCGCCCCCGTGTTGGAGACGGTGCGCGGGGCGCTGGCCCGCTGGACCTGGGGCGAGGACGGCGACACGCTGGCCGGGGCCGTCACCCGCAGGCTGGAGGGCCGCACCCTCGGGGTAGTCGAGGCCGGGAGCGGCGGCGCCCTGTCCCTCCTCCTCGCCGACGAGCCGGGCTTTCTGGACGCGGCCGTGACGGAGAATCATGCGCGGTTGATTACGCTGGGCCTCACGCCCGTCACCCTGCGTGACGAGGGCGTGGTCAGCGAGGCGGCGGCCCGTGAACTCGCGGCGGGCGCGCGGGAACACCTGGGCGCGGACGTGGGGCTGGCGGTCGTGACGGCGCCGAGCGGCGAGGGAGCTGGGCAGACTTACGTGGCCCTGAGCAGCCTGATTGTGGAGAAGGTCGCCACCGTGAACTGGCCCGGCGACGCCGCCCAGATCCGCGAGCGGGCCGCCGTCGCTGCCCTCGCGCTCGCCTACCGCGCCCTGCGTCCCGCCGAGGTGGAGGTATGA